The Candidatus Pantoea soli genome window below encodes:
- a CDS encoding MdtA/MuxA family multidrug efflux RND transporter periplasmic adaptor subunit, translating to MNRRLTLSLTGMVILAALAAGVYLWQHPAQPDRPSQTDGQPHSANRAAGHRPPAPVQAATATTESVPYYLSGLGTVTAASTVTVRSRVEGQLMALHFTEGQQVEAGALLAEIDPRPYQVALTQAQGQLAKDQATLANARRDLSRYEKLAKTSLVSQQELDTQRSLVSETLGTLKADEGNVASAQLNLTYSRITAPIAGRVGLKQVDVGNYVTTGDTTGLVVITQTHPIDVVFSVAENHIGDILRAQKSGQPLQVEAWDRSNKTLLTQGTLLSLDNQIDATTGTIKLKARFSNQDDTLFPNQFVNARLKVDTLQDAVVIPTAALQMSNDGHFVWVVNSDNKVSKKQVTAGLQDSQKVVITAGLAAGERVVTDGLDRLTEGATVDVVAPQSTAPANSRAAQPAHGERP from the coding sequence ATGAATCGTCGATTAACACTCAGCCTGACCGGCATGGTCATCCTCGCGGCCCTCGCGGCTGGCGTTTACCTGTGGCAGCATCCGGCACAGCCGGATCGCCCGTCGCAGACCGACGGCCAGCCACATAGCGCAAATCGCGCCGCCGGGCATCGTCCGCCGGCCCCGGTGCAGGCCGCCACTGCCACCACCGAGAGCGTGCCTTATTACCTGAGCGGTCTGGGCACCGTGACCGCTGCCAGTACCGTGACGGTGCGCAGCCGCGTGGAAGGCCAGCTGATGGCGCTGCACTTTACCGAAGGCCAGCAGGTCGAGGCCGGTGCGCTGCTGGCCGAGATCGATCCGCGCCCCTACCAGGTGGCGCTGACCCAGGCGCAGGGGCAACTGGCCAAAGATCAGGCCACGCTGGCGAACGCCCGCCGCGACCTCAGCCGCTATGAAAAACTGGCGAAAACCTCGCTGGTTTCACAGCAGGAGCTGGATACGCAGCGCTCGCTGGTCAGCGAGACGCTTGGCACCCTTAAGGCGGATGAAGGTAACGTTGCCAGCGCGCAGCTTAACCTCACCTATAGCCGCATCACCGCGCCGATTGCTGGCCGCGTGGGGCTGAAACAGGTCGATGTCGGCAACTACGTCACCACCGGCGATACCACGGGCCTGGTGGTGATCACCCAGACCCATCCCATCGATGTGGTCTTCAGCGTGGCGGAAAACCACATCGGCGACATTCTCCGGGCGCAGAAAAGCGGCCAGCCGCTGCAGGTGGAAGCCTGGGATCGCAGCAATAAGACCCTGCTGACGCAGGGAACGCTGCTCAGCCTGGATAACCAGATTGATGCCACAACCGGCACCATCAAACTCAAAGCCCGCTTCAGCAATCAGGACGACACCCTGTTCCCGAATCAGTTTGTGAACGCGCGGCTGAAAGTCGATACGCTGCAGGATGCGGTGGTGATCCCGACCGCCGCGCTGCAGATGAGCAACGATGGCCACTTTGTCTGGGTCGTGAACAGCGACAACAAAGTGAGTAAAAAACAGGTGACCGCCGGGTTGCAGGACAGCCAGAAAGTAGTGATCACCGCTGGCCTTGCCGCCGGTGAGCGCGTGGTGACCGACGGGCTGGATCGCCTGACCGAAGGGGCAACGGTAGACGTCGTCGCGCCGCAAAGCACCGCGCCAGCCAATAGTCGCGCCGCGCAGCCAGCGCACGGAGAACGTCCATAA